A single Montipora foliosa isolate CH-2021 chromosome 7, ASM3666993v2, whole genome shotgun sequence DNA region contains:
- the LOC138009874 gene encoding uncharacterized protein, which produces SKFSFYTIGNQSAQATQSGHTIQQQQAQAAWATQSSHTIQRQQVQAARATQSSHTIQLQQAQPAQATNSVHTIQLQQVQPAWATQSDPTIQLQEAQIVEPTNNQDDAEDLIPMLYDDDAPKKCVTVHRSTMRKDLIEIFSDPNISNCLLDVNVIDANGHPEDGRGKGVLLDILTEFWQDFFTSLTVGSGEKIPFIRHDLQKPEWETIARILVYGYKTVKHFPLKLSRLFFASCLFGEENITPDFLLASFRQYIAVEDREVLDTCLSDAFDANDKDAIEFLSTFKCFRVPNKDNIRTIIMELAHQELVQKPRYVLNSWAPIVNSLRCDYTFQTLEGLKELYDSKRPTAKKINNLFRAEPSSEAERQSLEHLKRFVKILEGKALAKFLHFCTGSDVITCDHIEVSFSSLEGFQRRPVVRTCIPVLELPTTYEPYPALAEEFTNVMKEDQAWFFDMI; this is translated from the exons tcaaagttttcattttatacAATAGGAAATCAATCagcacaggcaacccagtcAGGTCACACCATCCAGCAACAACAAGCCCAGGCTGCATGGGCAACCCAGTCAAGTCACACCATCCAGCGGCAACAAGTCCAGGCTGCACGGGCAACCCAGTCAAGTCACACCATCCAGCTGCAACAGGCCCAGCCTGCACAGGCAACCAACTCGGTTCACACCATTCAGTTGCAACAGGTCCAACCTGCTTGGGCAACCCAGTCAGATCCCACCATCCAACTGCAAGAGGCCCAGATTGTCGAGCCAACTAATAATCAAG ATGATGCTGAAGACTTGATTCCCATGCTTTATGATGATGATGCACCTAAGAAGTGTGTCACTGTGCATCGAAGTACCATGAGGAAAGACCTTATTGAAATATTCAGTGATCCCAATATTTCAAATTGCCTTCTTGATGTCAATGTCATTGATGCAAATGGCCATCCAGAAGACGGGAGGGGCAAGGGAGTTCTGCTTGACATTCTTACTGAATTCTGGCAGGATTTTTTCACTTCACTCACAGTTGGTAGTGGAGAGAAAATTCCTTTTATCAGGCATGACCTGCAGAAGCCTGAGTGGGAAACTATTGCAAGAATTCTGGTTTATGGTTACAAGACCGTTAAGCACTTCCCTTTGAAACTTTCTCGTCTATTCTTCGCATCATGCTTATTTGGAGAAGAGAACATCACACCAGACTTTCTTCTAGCATCGTTTAGACAGTACATTGCAGTTGAAGACAGAGAGGTCTTGGACACATGTCTCAGTGATGCTTTTGATGCCAACGACAAAGATGCCATTGAATTCCTCTCGACATTCAAGTGCTTCAGGGTGCCCAACAAAGACAACATTCGAACAATAATCATGGAGTTGGCTCACCAAGAATTGGTTCAGAAACCAAGATATGTATTAAACAGCTGGGCCCCTATTGTAAACTCACTGCGGTGTGATTACACTTTCCAAACCCTTGAAGGTCTCAAGGAACTGTATGACAGCAAGCGTCCAACAGCCAAGAAAATAAATAACCTGTTCAGGGCAGAGCCGTCCAGTGAAGCCGAACGACAGAGTCTggaacatctaaaaaggtttgTCAAAATCTTAGAAGGAAAGGCACTGGCCAAGTTCCTCCATTTCTGCACAGGAAGTGATGTCATTACCTGTGACCACATTGAAGTGTCGTTCTCTTCTTTGGAAGGTTTTCAGCGACGCCCTGTGGTTCGAACATGTATACCAGTGCTAGAGCTTCCAACTACGTATGAGCCATACCCAGCTCTGGCAGAAGAATTTACTAATGTCATGAAAGAAGACCAAGCATGGTTTTTTGACATGATTTAG
- the LOC138010859 gene encoding uncharacterized protein, with protein sequence MASNTSSDASAGKRILEELQQKASQLSTLLGSETATQSEVPPPNQSGSASRTYLPSFRRQFCNSSSSSNTYRARGKGKVKSVVKGPFMRDVTLLTGPDVNKVPRQGKRVWLMENGFMISGFELQKEWSECVVEACLREAFEEKIPISVDFEILMPVHSTLVKPTLAPGQSLNGVMVHRVFKEKPIYIRPFQEICDDSICSIKRYRESSPNQEDDFIRHTPKDNEKADITCEEQDYSGTISYYLILFKICSNYTVMRS encoded by the exons ATGGCGTCGAACACGTCTTCCGATGCCAGCGCTGGAAAGCGAATACTCGAAGAACTGCAGCAGAAGGCATCTCAACTTTCCACACTCCTTGGCAGCGAAACGGCAACGCAATCAGAAGTTCCTCCTCCAAATCAAAGTGGTTCTGCCAGCCGCACTTACTTGCCAAGTTTCAGAAGGCAGTTTTgcaattcaagttcaagttccaACACTTACCGTGcaagaggaaaaggaaaagtgAAGTCCGTTGTGAAAGGACCATTCATGAGGGATGTTACATTACTAACTGGCCCCGATGTAAATAAGGTTCCCAGGCAAGGGAAGCGAGTGTGGCTGATGGAAAATGGCTTCATGATTTCAGGTTTCGAATTGCAAAAGGAGTGGTCCGAGTGTGTGGTTGAGGCTTGTCTACGAGAGGCATTTGAAGAAAAGATTCCAATCAGTGTAGACTTCGAGATTCTCATGCCTGTTCACAGCACTCTCGTCAAACCTACTCTGGCACCAGGGCAAAGCCTGAATGGAGTAATGGTACACAGAGTATTTAAAGAAAAGCCCATATACATCAGACCGTTCCAGGAAATCTGCGATGATAGCATTTGCAGCATCAAGAGATATCGTGAATCCTCTCCCAACCAGGAAGATGATTTCATACGTCATACTCCAAAG GATAATGAAAAAGCTGACATCACCTGTGAAGAGCAAGACTATTCAGGTACAATCAGTTATTATTTGATTCTGTTCAAAATTTGTAGCAACTACACTGTCATGAGGTCCTAG